Below is a window of Cytophagaceae bacterium DNA.
CCGCTTTGGCAATTTTCTATAACTCTTTCACGATCTATTAAACTTAATTCACTATTCAAATAGGCAACTTTATCAAAATTACGATCTGTAATAATTGCATTTACTTGATCTTTCATTAATGCAATTAATGGCGAAATAACAATAGTAATGTCGCCACTTTGAGAAACGTAAAATGCTGGCAATTGAAAAAGAAGAGATTTACCTGCACCGGTAGGTGCAGTTAAAAATAAATCTCTTGTTTTTTTATTTCTTTTTGAATTCTCGTATTCCTTAATTATTGTTTCAACAATTAAGCCTTGTGAAATTTCAGAAACTTGATTTCCTATATCGGGATTTCGATAAACTTTTAAACCTCTGAATTCTGCTTTTTCTCCCCAATATTTTAAAAGCAAATCATTTGTAGATTGATTAACTTGATAGTCCTCTTTTATTATTTCTTCTTTTAGAAGGAATAAAGAACCTCCGAAAAGATTTAAAACGTAATTTACCTTTTCAACATTTTTAATTATTGATCTATTAATTGGCTGCTTGGGATAGATTTTTACAATAGCATTTTTTTGAAGATTGTTTTCTAAAATGCAAGAATTTAAAAAGAAGTCTAATGCAGTTTGATCCGAACTAATATCAATATTTTCAAAATCGGAATTGTCAGATTCAATTAGTTCTGTCTTTTCTTCAAAAAGATTTATAGTAGTAAAGTCATCGTTCAATGTCTTTACAGAATAAAAGTAATAATCTTTAATTTGTATCTGTTCTGCTTGATAAATAGGGATTTTTTCGGGTCTTGCTTCGATATTTTCATCACTACTTTCTTCCAAATATTCATTTTTGCTTATCGGAAAGAGTTGTCTTAAATTATCTTGGATAATAATTACTCTGTCTTTAAAAAAAGAACTGTCAATATAGTTTATCAAGTAACTAAATTGAGCATAAGAAAGCAGATGAAATTGTTTTTCAGAATTAAGTTTTGTAAAAACGTTTGTAAACCAATTTCTGTCAAATAAATCCTCATTTCCATTCAAATGAAAAGTATCAACGTCCGTTATGTTGTCTATAAGATTGAATTTGTCAACTAACTCTGTTTGTCCGAGAAGCACAAATATTTGATTTGTCCTTCCTGCACTTTGGTCAGTTAAAATATTAATTGTTTTATTAGAGTAGAATTCTGAAAATGTCATATAGTCTTTTTGTTTGCAGT
It encodes the following:
- a CDS encoding DEAD/DEAH box helicase, with protein sequence MDKIQLRNPLRFIPPAVGRHYKKNCKQKDYMTFSEFYSNKTINILTDQSAGRTNQIFVLLGQTELVDKFNLIDNITDVDTFHLNGNEDLFDRNWFTNVFTKLNSEKQFHLLSYAQFSYLINYIDSSFFKDRVIIIQDNLRQLFPISKNEYLEESSDENIEARPEKIPIYQAEQIQIKDYYFYSVKTLNDDFTTINLFEEKTELIESDNSDFENIDISSDQTALDFFLNSCILENNLQKNAIVKIYPKQPINRSIIKNVEKVNYVLNLFGGSLFLLKEEIIKEDYQVNQSTNDLLLKYWGEKAEFRGLKVYRNPDIGNQVSEISQGLIVETIIKEYENSKRNKKTRDLFLTAPTGAGKSLLFQLPAFYVSQSGDITIVISPLIALMKDQVNAIITDRNFDKVAYLNSELSLIDRERVIENCQSGEIDILYMSPELFMSYDIKHFIGERKLGLLVIDEAHLITTWGRDFRVDYWFLGNHVRKVRKYHNLSFPMVAVTATAIYGGANDMVFDSMTSLEMHNPYIFIGQVKRSDITFAVNNYDGFSKNYLTEKLKQTAEFIIEANNLGF